In one Lolium rigidum isolate FL_2022 chromosome 3, APGP_CSIRO_Lrig_0.1, whole genome shotgun sequence genomic region, the following are encoded:
- the LOC124700804 gene encoding uncharacterized N-acetyltransferase p20-like: MEQSTDQGAQPPAKKPAVEVILRRFTLADVDAMMAWASDPLAAAPCRWEPYTSTEPLLAFLRDAVLPHPWFRAICLAGDDRPVGAISVSPTEDGCRAELGYVLARAHWGKGVATAAVRRALAQVFGELEGLLRVEALVDVPNVASQRVLEKAGFTREAVLRRYCVLKGNVKDMVIHSFISTDAVLLD; the protein is encoded by the coding sequence ATGGAGCAGTCAACCGACCAAGGAGCGCAGCCGCCCGCGAAGAAGCCGGCCGTGGAGGTGATCCTCCGCCGGTTCACCCTCGCCGACGTGGACGCCATGATGGCGTGGGCGTCGGACCCGCTGGCGGCCGCGCCGTGCCGCTGGGAGCCCTACACCTCCACGgagcccctgctggccttcctccgcGACGCCGTGCTCCCGCACCCATGGTTCCGCGCCATCtgcctcgccggcgacgaccgccccgtCGGCGCCATCTCCGTGTCGCCCACGGAGGACGGCTGCCGCGCGGAGCTCGGCTACGTGCTGGCGCGCGCGCACTGGGGCAAGGGCGTGGCCACGGCGGCCGTGCGGCGGGCGTTGGCCCAGGTGTTCGGCGAGCTGGAGGGGCTGCTGCGCGTGGAGGCGCTGGTGGACGTGCCCAACGTGGCGTCGCAGCGGGTGCTGGAGAAGGCCGGGTTCACAAGGGAGGCCGTGCTGCGGAGGTACTGCGTgctcaagggcaacgtcaaggacATGGTCATCCACAGCTTCATCTCTACCGACGCGGTGCTGCTCGACTGA
- the LOC124704528 gene encoding disease resistance protein RGA4-like, whose amino-acid sequence MEAAVAGSILKTVVGKLFEVLRKEYEKHKNLTQDVEQIMLDLDMFYAASGARSEGCRSTVVETRYSEEMLDIAHDVEDCIDRFTHRLVCKQLGARPFRSLTKAAICSSFAGDIQKIRSRIKEAHQRVMDNPISGTTSRRRYGDPTITRRDMVGIGKAVEDLVSLLYEVECEKEQLRVISVVGFGGLGKTTLARAVYDSPRTKERFPCRAWVTAAGRSPEIDGGGFSWILREIVRQVLPREKEVMDVDDGQRHLQDTLTDYLQDNRYLIVIDDVRMEQWDTIRSILKDNGKGSRILVTTTIQSVANICSHGNGYVYHVKSLGNDDSKKIALPGVPSPLLEEESAMLLKKCDGLPLALVSVSDYLKSSSESTVKQCGELCRNLGSHLKEEKHGLDHFAELREVLLDNYESLSGYAQTCLLYLGLFRNDRPLKRKVVVRRWLAEGYARNDPSRSEEDIAHENFKMLIDRNIIRDTRNNGQVKTCRTHGIMHEFVLHKSLSLKFIAASSLDRPRAPYSVNARHLSIHGGDATYKYSGGAYGKKGLSRVRSVTLSGNTNAAADAISYVVMCELLRVLDLGDCSDLKDDHLKDIGKLLYLRYLSLGSSITKLPKSIIGKLHCLETLDLRRTKINTLPRKVIELPHLLHLFGRFMLEKDDLKKASKIRKLRKFLSEESNLQTLAGFDTDGEEGFLQFVGQMRKLRKMKIWCKPCANGSSSNYWADLSKAIQEFAKVPMVYAGNQGARSLSINSEECSGELLSSINFGTCPDGFVYEMTSLKLQGEFLRGLPPFVTMLSGLTELCISSATATLTRDVLSALFGLRCLLYLKLIAHQLESFEMRNGALPSLERLCFVLQSPAPALPTMEQGALPNLVSLQLLCPWLDGLSGMNIRHLERLKEVTIHAGVTGQTRQAWEGAAKNHRNRPTLKTVGEIEEEEASSTREKRKNYDSSTDELGLDSGIKRIRLSVPEPPPIQLVDAASSSYLASPLHSEDVLQFAGMCNVSVAQIDEALDAV is encoded by the exons ATGGAGGCTGCCGTGGCCGGATCTATCCTGAAGACGGTCGTGGGGAAGCTGTTCGAGGTCCTCCGCAAGGAGTATGAGAAGCACAAGAACCTCACGCAAGATGTCGAACAAATCATGTTAGATCTCGACATGTTCTATGCCGCATCTGGGGCGAGGAGCGAAGGCTGCCGCAGCACTGTCGTGGAGACGCGCTACAGCGAGGAGATGCTGGACATCGCACACGACGTCGAGGACTGCATCGACCGCTTCACGCACCGCCTGGTGTGCAAGCAGCTTGGGGCCAGGCCGTTCCGTAGCCTCACAAAAGCCGCCATCTGCTCGAGCTTCGCCGGCGACATCCAGAAGATTCGGAGCCGCATCAAGGAGGCGCACCAGCGGGTTATGGATAATCCTATTTCTGGTACCACCTCGAGGAGGAGGTATGGTGATCCTACCATTACGCGACGCGACATGGTTGGCATCGGAAAGGCCGTCGAGGATCTCGTCTCCCTGCTTTATGAGGTGGAGTGCGAGAAAGAGCAGCTGAGGGTGATCTCCGTTGTGGGGTTCGGCGGCTTGGGGAAGACCACTCTCGCGAGGGCAGTCTACGACAGCCCTCGCACCAAGGAGAGATTCCCCTGCCGTGCTTGGGTTACTGCTGCTGGTCGTTCGCCGGAGATTGACGGCGGCGGATTCAGCTGGATCCTACGGGAGATAGTCCGTCAAGTTCTTCCCAGAGAGAAAGAAGTAATGGATGTTGATGATGGTCAACGACATCTTCAAGACACGCTCACGGACTACCTCCAGGACAACAG GTACTTAATTGTCATTGATGACGTCAGGATGGAGCAATGGGACACTATAAGATCAATTTTGAAAGACAATGGTAAAGGCAGCAGAATACTAGTGACCACAACTATTCAGTCAGTAGCAAACATATGCAGCCATGGGAATGGTTATGTGTACCATGTGAAGTCACTTGGCAACGATGACTCCAAGAAGATAGCTCTGCCGGGGGTACCATCACCTCTGCTGGAGGAGGAGTCGGCGATGCTGTTGAAGAAGTGCGATGGCCTTCCACTCGCTCTTGTCAGTGTCTCGGATTATTTGAAAAGTTCGAGTGAATCAACGGTGAAACAGTGTGGTGAGTTATGCCGCAACTTGGGGTCACACCTGAAAGAGGAGAAGCATGGCCTTGACCACTTTGCAGAGCTGAGGGAGGTGCTTCTGGATAACTACGAGAGTCTGTCGGGATATGCTCAGACGTGCTTGCTGTATCTGGGTCTATTCCGAAATGATCGTCCATTGAAGAGGAAAGTTGTAGTCAGGCGCTGGTTAGCTGAAGGATATGCACGGAATGATCCTTCACGCAGTGAAGAGGACATTGCACACGAGAATTTCAAGATGCTCATAGACCGGAATATCATCAGGGATACAAGAAACAATGGCCAGGTGAAGACGTGCAGaacccatggcatcatgcatgagTTCGTGCTGCACAAGTCCTTATCGCTGAAATTCATCGCGGCATCTTCTCTTGACCGTCCAAGAGCACCCTACAGTGTCAATGCTCGACATCTTTCAATTCATGGTGGCGATGCCACATACAAGTATAGTGGAggggcatatggcaagaagggacTATCTCGTGTTCGGTCTGTGACACTCTCTGGGAATACTAATGCAGCAGCTGATGCCATCTCTTATGTTGTCATGTGCGAACTTCTACGCGTCTTAGATCTCGGAGATTGCAGTGATCTGAAAGATGACCATCTCAAGGACATAGGCAAGCTGCTGTATCTGagatatctaagcttggggagctcCATCACCAAGCTTCCCAAGAGCATTATTGGAAAGCTTCATTGTCTAGAGACACTGGACTTGAGGAGAACCAAGATAAACACACTTCCCAGGAAAGTCATCGAGCTTCCACACTTACTTCACCTGTTTGGGAGGTTTATGCTTGAGAAAGATGACCTGAAGAAGGCAAGCAAGATCAGGAAGCTACGCAAGTTCTTGTCTGAAGAGAGCAACTTGCAGACTTTAGCAGGATTTGACACCGATGGGGAAGAAGGTTTTCTCCAATTTGTGGGCCAAATGAGAAAACTCAGGAAGATGAAGATATGGTGCAAGCCCTGTGCGAATGGCAGTAGCAGCAACTACTGGGCTGACCTTTCCAAGGCAATTCAGGAGTTCGCCAAGGTTCCCATGGTGTATGCAGGGAACCAAGGTGCTCGTTCTCTCTCAATTAATTCCGAAGAATGCTCAGGAGAATTGCTCAGTTCAATCAATTTCGGGACATGCCCTGATGGCTTCGTATATGAGATGACGTCACTTAAGCTACAAGGCGAGTTTCTCAGAGGACTGCCTCCGTTTGTTACCATGCTGTCAGGTCTCACGGAGCTGTGCATCTCATCAGCGACAGCTACCCTGACACGAGATGTTCTGTCAGCACTGTTCGGACTTCGCTGCCTGCTTTACCTCAAACTGATAGCCCATCAGCTCGAGAGCTTCGAGATGAGAAATGGTGCTCTCCCAAGCCTGGAACGGCTGTGTTTTGTGCTGCAAAGTCCAGCTCCCGCCCTTCCAACAATGGAGCAAGGAGCTCTGCCGAATCTTGTTTCGCTTCAGCTGCTGTGTCCATGGCTCGATGGCCTTTCAGGTATGAACATCAGGCACCTCGAACGGCTCAAGGAAGTCACGATCCACGCCGGCGTGACTGGGCAAACACGGCAAGCGTGGGAAGGAGCGGCGAAGAACCACCGGAATAGACCCACACTCAAAACTGTTGGCGaaatcgaagaagaagaagcttcttCCACGAGGGAAAAGAGGAAAAACTACGACTCAAGCACCGACGAACTCGGTCTAGATTCCGGTATCAAGAGGATCAGGCTTtcagttccggagccgccgccgattCAGCTGGTAGACGCGGCGTCATCCAGTTACTTAGCTTCGCCTCTCCATAGTGAAGATGTCCTGCAGTTTGCCGGCATGTGCAATGTCTCTGTGGCACAAATCGATGAGGCGCTCGACGCGGTCTAA